The stretch of DNA GCGGCTGATGGCACAGTTGTTCATCTGGAACCAGTAATGTTCAGCCTGGATTTCAAAAAATGCGGTGAGGATGTGGCCGAAAATTCCGCCATGCATGACGATCCCTACGCGGTGGTCCGTGCCCCCATGCTCGCTTAATAAGCGGTTGACGATCTCCCGGGCGCGTACAGGGTAATGCTCACGAGGTTCTTTTTCCCGGTTGTACCAGCCTGTTTCAGGCAGATCATCGGGGATGATCAATTGAGGAAAATTTGATTGAAAATAAGATCTTCCTGGCCCGGGTTGACCGATGAGAACCGGTTCCTCATCGATAAATTCGACGTCAAACAGTCCACCGGTTTCATGCAGTTCAGGCCAGGCGACCAGTGGCAAGCCAGTTTTTTCGGCAATGGCCAGTCCGGTTTTCACAGCACGCGTCATCAGACTGCAATATAAATGGGTCAGACCAAAACCTGAGCGATTCTGGGGGTCATAGCCGTTATTTACATAAGGGCGAGCAATGGCTTCCGCCACCAGGCGCGCCTGCTCTTCGCCAATTGGGGTCAGATCAGGGTCAGTGGACCTTTGAGATAGATAAGTATCGCTGCCATCTTCCGTAAGGAGATTATTGGTTGATTGCCCGTGCCGTATGAAGTAAAGCTCTAACATAGTTTATTCCTTTCTTAATTGATGCAGCGCAATGATTTTTTCAACGTCCGGACTGCCGGACGGATGGCCTGGAGATGGACCATAATGATCGGGAAATGTCGATCTTTCGCAAAGCGCTGCCAGGCAAGCCTGGATATTATCATGCAATGCTTGTGCATCGTAACCGCCTTCCAAACCAAACAGGATGCGGCTCTGGCAGTAATCATCCGCCAGTTCGACCAGGATTTTTGAGATTTGATAAAAGCTATCTGTGTCCAGTGTTGTGCTGGTCAGTGGATCTGAAAAATGGGCGTCAAATCCAGCCGA from Brevefilum fermentans encodes:
- a CDS encoding histidine phosphatase family protein, whose product is MLELYFIRHGQSTNNLLTEDGSDTYLSQRSTDPDLTPIGEEQARLVAEAIARPYVNNGYDPQNRSGFGLTHLYCSLMTRAVKTGLAIAEKTGLPLVAWPELHETGGLFDVEFIDEEPVLIGQPGPGRSYFQSNFPQLIIPDDLPETGWYNREKEPREHYPVRAREIVNRLLSEHGGTDHRVGIVMHGGIFGHILTAFFEIQAEHYWFQMNNCAISRVDISDKGHVRLQYTNKVDPFPDHLVT